One genomic segment of Panicum virgatum strain AP13 chromosome 2N, P.virgatum_v5, whole genome shotgun sequence includes these proteins:
- the LOC120662361 gene encoding translation initiation factor IF-2-like, protein MARARSMPSAPAASAPHSRQRGRSVRAAAARPPRPRTPRPRAPASSAKATSSMSALRRRMSSSSMACRRRHALHAPAPTPTFAGDTAAASDSPPPSSSACAASASSCSSAAVASDPAARHRHPPPWPSPPRVPCSGARPRPPRPVAAAAPSTPPPRPRT, encoded by the coding sequence ATGGCCCGCGCGCGGTCGATGCCCAGCGCCCCAGCGGCGTCGGCCCCGCACAGCCGTCAGCGGGGGCGGAGTgtgcgagcagcagcagcaaggccgccgcggcctcgtacCCCGCGGCCTAGAGCGCCGGCGTCCTCCGCCAAGGCCACCTCCTCCATGAGTGCCCTGCGGCGGCGCATGTCCTCGTCCTCCatggcctgccgccgccgccacgccctccACGCCCCGGCCCCGACCCCCACCTTCGCCGGCGacaccgccgcggcctcggattcgccgccgccatcatcaTCGGCatgcgcggcgagcgcgagcagcTGCAGTAGCGCCGCGGTGGCCTCAGACCCCGCCGCCCGGCACCGGCACCCTCCGCCATGGCCATCTCCTCCGCGAGTGCCCTGCAGCGgcgctcgtcctcgtcctccgcggcctgtcgccgccgccgcaccctccACGCCCCCACCCCGGCCCCGCACCTAG